In a genomic window of Meriones unguiculatus strain TT.TT164.6M chromosome 8, Bangor_MerUng_6.1, whole genome shotgun sequence:
- the Sstr3 gene encoding somatostatin receptor type 3 isoform X1 → MATAAYLSSVPTTSDPGNTSSSWPLDTTPGNASAGASLAGLAVSGILISLVYLVVCVVGLLGNSLVIYVVLRHTASPSVTSVYILNLALADELFMLGLPFLAAQNALSYWPFGSLMCRLVMAVDGINQFTSIFCLTVMSVDRYLAVVHLTRSARWRTAPVARVVSAAVWVASAVVVLPVVVFSGVPRGMSTCHMQWPEPAAAWRTAFIIYTAALGFFGPLLVICLCYLLIVVKVRSATRRVRAPSCQWVQAPACQRRRRSERRVTRMVVAVVALFVLCWMPFYLLNIVNVVCPLPEEPAFFGLYFLVVALPYANSCANPILYGFLSYRFKQGFRRILLRPSRRVRSQEPGSGPPEKTEEEEDEEEEERREEEERRLQRGKEMNGRVSQIAQPGTSGQPQQQPSTGTAKEQQFLPQEATAGDKASTLSHLAPDDVNGCRGGTATAPGWARTPRPPPPEMALLVPARLALEWFAASA, encoded by the exons ATGGCCACTGCTGCCTACCTTTCATCGGTGCCCACAACCTCGGACCCTGGGAACACATCCTCATCCTGGCCCCTGGACACCACCCCGGGGAATGCATCTGCTGGTGCCAGCCTGGCCGGCCTGGCCGTGAGTGGCATCTTGATCTCCCTGGTGTACCtggtggtgtgtgtggtgggtcTGCTGGGCAACTCGCTGGTGATCTACGTGGTCCTGCGGCACACGGCCAGCCCATCCGTGACCAGCGTCTACATCCTCAACCTGGCACTGGCCGACGAGCTCTTCATGCTGGGGCTCCCCTTCCTGGCTGCCCAGAACGCCCTGTCCTACTGGCCCTTCGGCTCTCTCATGTGCCGTCTGGTCATGGCCGTAGATGGCATCAACCAGTTCACCAGCATCTTCTGCCTCACCGTCATGAGCGTGGACCGCTACCTGGCGGTGGTGCACCTGACACGCTCGGCCCGCTGGCGCACGGCGCCCGTGGCTCGAGTGGTCAGTGCGGCCGTCTGGGTGGCCTCGGCCGTGGTGGTGCTGCCGGTGGTTGTCTTCTCCGGGGTGCCTCGGGGCATGAGCACGTGCCACATGCAGTGGCCAGAGCCGGCGGCCGCCTGGCGAACGGCTTTCATCATCTACACGGccgccctgggcttttttggaccCCTGCTGGTCATCTGCCTGTGCTACCTGCTCATCGTGGTGAAGGTGCGCTCGGCCACGCGGCGGGTGCGGGCGCCCTCGTGCCAGTGGGTGCAGGCCCCCGCGTGCCAGCGGCGGCGGCGTTCTGAGCGCAGGGTCACGCGCATGGTGGTGGCTGTGGTGGCGCTCTTTGTCCTCTGCTGGATGCCCTTCTACTTGCTCAACATTGTGAACGTGGTGTGCCCGCTGCCGGAAGAGCCCGCCTTCTTTGGCCTCTACTTCCTGGTGGTGGCCCTGCCCTACGCCAACAGCTGCGCCAACCCCATCCTCTACGGCTTCCTCTCCTACCGCTTCAAGCAGGGCTTCCGCCGGATCCTGCTGAGACCGTCACGTCGCGTGAGGAGCCAGGAGCCCGGGTCCGGCCCTCCGGAGaagactgaggaggaggaggacgaagaggaggaagagagaagggaagaggaggagcggaggctgcagaggggaaaggagatgaACGGAAGGGTCAGCCAGATCGCACAGCCTGGCACCAGCGGCCAGCCTCAGCAACAGCCCAGCACAGGCACTGCCAAGGAGCAGCAGTTTCTACcccaggaggccacagctggggaCAAAGCCAGCACCCTGAGCCATCT GGCTCCAGATGATGTAAATGGCTGTCGTGGAGGCACAGCCACTGCCCCAGGCTGGGCCAGGACTCCACGTCCTCCTCCTCCAGAGATGGCCCTTCTGGTCCCAGCAAGGCTGGCCCTGGAGTGGTTTGCAGCTTCTGCCTAA
- the C1qtnf6 gene encoding complement C1q tumor necrosis factor-related protein 6, translated as MGTASLGSLWAVLLLLLLSLVFGVPTEEPTFGGSMASKGCQRCCDPEDPLSPADTVRASASPPFPYVMPEVRPYINITILKGDKGARGPSGAPGKPGKNGTRGDRGAQGVKGDKGQAGSPGSPCQAHYSAFSVGRKTALHSSEDFLPLRFDRVFVNTDGHFDMATGHFVAPLRGLYFFSLNVHSWNYKETYVHIVHNDQAAVILYTQPSERSIMQSQSVMLPLVPGDHVWVRLFKRERENAIYSDDVDTYITFSGHLIKAEDS; from the exons ATGGGGACAGCCAGCCTGGGTTCCCTCTGGGCCGtactcctcctgctgctgctttctcttgtgtttggggtcCCCACAGAGGAACCCACCTTTGGGGGATCCATGGCCTCCAAAGGCTGTCAGCGATGCTGTGACCCTGAGGACCCGCTGTCCCCTGCTGACACTGTCCGTGCCTCTGCTTCGCCTCCCTTCCCCTATGTCATGCCTGAGGTCAGGCCCTACATCAACATTACCATCCTGAAAG GTGACAAAGGAGCCAGAGGCCCTTCGGGAGCACCAGGGAAGCCAGGCAAGAACGGTACCCGAGGGGACCGTGGCGCTCAGGGTGTCAAGGGTGACAAGGGGCAGGCAGGTAGCCCTGGCAGCCCGTGCCAGGCACACTACTCGGCCTTCTCGGTGGGCCGGAAGACAGCCTTGCACAGCAGCGAGGACTTCCTCCCACTGCGCTTCGACAGGGTCTTCGTGAACACGGACGGCCACTTCGACATGGCCACCGGCCACTTCGTGGCCCCCCTGCGCGGCCTCTACTTCTTCAGCCTCAACGTGCACAGCTGGAATTACAAGGAGACCTACGTGCACATAGTCCACAACGACCAGGCCGCCGTGATCCTGTACACGCAGCCCAGTGAGCGCAGCATCATGCAGAGCCAGAGTGTGATGCTCCCGCTGGTGCCCGGCGACCACGTGTGGGTGCGGCTGTTCAAGCGGGAGCGGGAGAACGCCATCTACAGCGATGACGTGGACACCTACATCACCTTCAGTGGCCACCTCATCAAGGCAGAGGACAGCTGA
- the Sstr3 gene encoding somatostatin receptor type 3 isoform X3 → MATAAYLSSVPTTSDPGNTSSSWPLDTTPGNASAGASLAGLAVSGILISLVYLVVCVVGLLGNSLVIYVVLRHTASPSVTSVYILNLALADELFMLGLPFLAAQNALSYWPFGSLMCRLVMAVDGINQFTSIFCLTVMSVDRYLAVVHLTRSARWRTAPVARVVSAAVWVASAVVVLPVVVFSGVPRGMSTCHMQWPEPAAAWRTAFIIYTAALGFFGPLLVICLCYLLIVVKVRSATRRVRAPSCQWVQAPACQRRRRSERRVTRMVVAVVALFVLCWMPFYLLNIVNVVCPLPEEPAFFGLYFLVVALPYANSCANPILYGFLSYRFKQGFRRILLRPSRRVRSQEPGSGPPEKTEEEEDEEEEERREEEERRLQRGKEMNGRVSQIAQPGTSGQPQQQPSTGTAKEQQFLPQEATAGDKASTLSHL, encoded by the coding sequence ATGGCCACTGCTGCCTACCTTTCATCGGTGCCCACAACCTCGGACCCTGGGAACACATCCTCATCCTGGCCCCTGGACACCACCCCGGGGAATGCATCTGCTGGTGCCAGCCTGGCCGGCCTGGCCGTGAGTGGCATCTTGATCTCCCTGGTGTACCtggtggtgtgtgtggtgggtcTGCTGGGCAACTCGCTGGTGATCTACGTGGTCCTGCGGCACACGGCCAGCCCATCCGTGACCAGCGTCTACATCCTCAACCTGGCACTGGCCGACGAGCTCTTCATGCTGGGGCTCCCCTTCCTGGCTGCCCAGAACGCCCTGTCCTACTGGCCCTTCGGCTCTCTCATGTGCCGTCTGGTCATGGCCGTAGATGGCATCAACCAGTTCACCAGCATCTTCTGCCTCACCGTCATGAGCGTGGACCGCTACCTGGCGGTGGTGCACCTGACACGCTCGGCCCGCTGGCGCACGGCGCCCGTGGCTCGAGTGGTCAGTGCGGCCGTCTGGGTGGCCTCGGCCGTGGTGGTGCTGCCGGTGGTTGTCTTCTCCGGGGTGCCTCGGGGCATGAGCACGTGCCACATGCAGTGGCCAGAGCCGGCGGCCGCCTGGCGAACGGCTTTCATCATCTACACGGccgccctgggcttttttggaccCCTGCTGGTCATCTGCCTGTGCTACCTGCTCATCGTGGTGAAGGTGCGCTCGGCCACGCGGCGGGTGCGGGCGCCCTCGTGCCAGTGGGTGCAGGCCCCCGCGTGCCAGCGGCGGCGGCGTTCTGAGCGCAGGGTCACGCGCATGGTGGTGGCTGTGGTGGCGCTCTTTGTCCTCTGCTGGATGCCCTTCTACTTGCTCAACATTGTGAACGTGGTGTGCCCGCTGCCGGAAGAGCCCGCCTTCTTTGGCCTCTACTTCCTGGTGGTGGCCCTGCCCTACGCCAACAGCTGCGCCAACCCCATCCTCTACGGCTTCCTCTCCTACCGCTTCAAGCAGGGCTTCCGCCGGATCCTGCTGAGACCGTCACGTCGCGTGAGGAGCCAGGAGCCCGGGTCCGGCCCTCCGGAGaagactgaggaggaggaggacgaagaggaggaagagagaagggaagaggaggagcggaggctgcagaggggaaaggagatgaACGGAAGGGTCAGCCAGATCGCACAGCCTGGCACCAGCGGCCAGCCTCAGCAACAGCCCAGCACAGGCACTGCCAAGGAGCAGCAGTTTCTACcccaggaggccacagctggggaCAAAGCCAGCACCCTGAGCCATCTGTAA
- the Sstr3 gene encoding somatostatin receptor type 3 isoform X2 produces MATAAYLSSVPTTSDPGNTSSSWPLDTTPGNASAGASLAGLAVSGILISLVYLVVCVVGLLGNSLVIYVVLRHTASPSVTSVYILNLALADELFMLGLPFLAAQNALSYWPFGSLMCRLVMAVDGINQFTSIFCLTVMSVDRYLAVVHLTRSARWRTAPVARVVSAAVWVASAVVVLPVVVFSGVPRGMSTCHMQWPEPAAAWRTAFIIYTAALGFFGPLLVICLCYLLIVVKVRSATRRVRAPSCQWVQAPACQRRRRSERRVTRMVVAVVALFVLCWMPFYLLNIVNVVCPLPEEPAFFGLYFLVVALPYANSCANPILYGFLSYRFKQGFRRILLRPSRRVRSQEPGSGPPEKTEEEEDEEEEERREEEERRLQRGKEMNGRVSQIAQPGTSGQPQQQPSTGTAKEQQFLPQEATAGDKASTLSHLRHCTPHTRSGCYPQPDSP; encoded by the exons ATGGCCACTGCTGCCTACCTTTCATCGGTGCCCACAACCTCGGACCCTGGGAACACATCCTCATCCTGGCCCCTGGACACCACCCCGGGGAATGCATCTGCTGGTGCCAGCCTGGCCGGCCTGGCCGTGAGTGGCATCTTGATCTCCCTGGTGTACCtggtggtgtgtgtggtgggtcTGCTGGGCAACTCGCTGGTGATCTACGTGGTCCTGCGGCACACGGCCAGCCCATCCGTGACCAGCGTCTACATCCTCAACCTGGCACTGGCCGACGAGCTCTTCATGCTGGGGCTCCCCTTCCTGGCTGCCCAGAACGCCCTGTCCTACTGGCCCTTCGGCTCTCTCATGTGCCGTCTGGTCATGGCCGTAGATGGCATCAACCAGTTCACCAGCATCTTCTGCCTCACCGTCATGAGCGTGGACCGCTACCTGGCGGTGGTGCACCTGACACGCTCGGCCCGCTGGCGCACGGCGCCCGTGGCTCGAGTGGTCAGTGCGGCCGTCTGGGTGGCCTCGGCCGTGGTGGTGCTGCCGGTGGTTGTCTTCTCCGGGGTGCCTCGGGGCATGAGCACGTGCCACATGCAGTGGCCAGAGCCGGCGGCCGCCTGGCGAACGGCTTTCATCATCTACACGGccgccctgggcttttttggaccCCTGCTGGTCATCTGCCTGTGCTACCTGCTCATCGTGGTGAAGGTGCGCTCGGCCACGCGGCGGGTGCGGGCGCCCTCGTGCCAGTGGGTGCAGGCCCCCGCGTGCCAGCGGCGGCGGCGTTCTGAGCGCAGGGTCACGCGCATGGTGGTGGCTGTGGTGGCGCTCTTTGTCCTCTGCTGGATGCCCTTCTACTTGCTCAACATTGTGAACGTGGTGTGCCCGCTGCCGGAAGAGCCCGCCTTCTTTGGCCTCTACTTCCTGGTGGTGGCCCTGCCCTACGCCAACAGCTGCGCCAACCCCATCCTCTACGGCTTCCTCTCCTACCGCTTCAAGCAGGGCTTCCGCCGGATCCTGCTGAGACCGTCACGTCGCGTGAGGAGCCAGGAGCCCGGGTCCGGCCCTCCGGAGaagactgaggaggaggaggacgaagaggaggaagagagaagggaagaggaggagcggaggctgcagaggggaaaggagatgaACGGAAGGGTCAGCCAGATCGCACAGCCTGGCACCAGCGGCCAGCCTCAGCAACAGCCCAGCACAGGCACTGCCAAGGAGCAGCAGTTTCTACcccaggaggccacagctggggaCAAAGCCAGCACCCTGAGCCATCT GAGGcactgcacaccacacacacgctcAGGCTGCTACCCACAGCCTGACTCACCCTAA